A genome region from Thermococcus onnurineus NA1 includes the following:
- a CDS encoding potassium channel family protein, whose translation MFVVIMGAGRVGYLVAKMLEEEGHDVTIIEMDKERAKELSLLINGLVIEGDATDPKTLEEANIKQADAFAALTGKDDANLLACILAKHLNPKIKTSLRIGNPKNRRIFEEVTDLKRYFDFVISPEEIAAEYISRNIVTPGFDRVLFPKEGAEIVRFTIEKGSEIAGKLVKDLNIPKDALIIAIYDEKGNLMIPSGDTKLPERGQVIVFAKSSVLDDVKELLEKKSTEKLE comes from the coding sequence ATGTTCGTCGTGATAATGGGTGCCGGAAGGGTTGGTTACCTCGTGGCGAAGATGCTCGAGGAAGAGGGTCACGACGTCACCATAATCGAGATGGACAAGGAGAGGGCCAAGGAGCTCTCCCTTCTTATTAACGGTCTCGTTATCGAGGGTGATGCGACAGATCCGAAAACGCTTGAAGAGGCCAACATAAAGCAGGCCGATGCATTCGCGGCTCTAACAGGTAAGGATGATGCAAACCTGCTGGCGTGCATACTGGCGAAGCACCTTAATCCAAAAATCAAGACCTCCCTCAGGATAGGAAACCCCAAGAACAGGCGCATCTTCGAAGAAGTGACTGACCTCAAAAGGTACTTCGACTTCGTCATATCCCCAGAGGAGATAGCGGCTGAGTACATAAGCAGAAACATTGTCACTCCGGGCTTTGACAGGGTGCTCTTCCCCAAGGAGGGAGCAGAAATAGTGCGCTTCACTATAGAAAAGGGTAGCGAGATAGCTGGAAAGCTTGTCAAGGATCTCAATATACCCAAGGATGCCCTCATAATAGCCATCTATGATGAAAAAGGCAACCTGATGATACCCTCTGGCGATACGAAGCTGCCAGAGAGAGGCCAGGTAATTGTCTTTGCCAAGAGCAGTGTTCTTGACGATGTGAAGGAGCTTCTGGAGAAGAAGTCTACTGAAAAGCTGGAGTAA
- a CDS encoding V-type ATP synthase subunit H, which yields MEDVIKQIVDAEKQAEERIERAKEDAKVIVLKAKEEAKLIESKIIEEAEERAKALIEKARLEGEEEAKKILEEGGAEVEELKIRATTNFERAISAGIELVRGS from the coding sequence ATGGAGGATGTCATCAAACAGATTGTTGACGCTGAAAAGCAGGCCGAAGAGAGGATTGAAAGGGCAAAGGAAGATGCTAAGGTCATAGTCCTTAAAGCAAAGGAAGAGGCAAAGCTCATTGAAAGCAAAATAATCGAGGAGGCCGAGGAGAGGGCAAAGGCCCTCATTGAAAAGGCCCGCCTAGAGGGTGAGGAAGAGGCCAAGAAAATTCTCGAGGAGGGTGGGGCTGAGGTCGAGGAGCTCAAGATAAGGGCCACCACAAACTTTGAGAGGGCCATCTCCGCTGGCATAGAGCTTGTAAGAGGGAGCTGA
- a CDS encoding V-type ATP synthase subunit I: MFRPEEMVKIEVITLNRYKDALLTYLHEQGVVEIRELEVKVAQKDSPNEYHRKAASYSITISRLVDFLKTYRKANGGGIREFFFPPERAKKTYKYEGIERLIKDVEDFLSVVEPEIKAVESKITATQTEIERIKADITILELLSALNLDVSYLRPTDMVEIVVGTVDRNKFTPLIEEVKKATEGRVVFVSKDFKDKVLVVFAFLKRDYEKANPVLAKYSLERVEVPEGEGTPRELIKVYEEKLRAKERELEKAKKDAETLAEKYYEDVVFYQELMENERDKATVLPMLARTNMTFAMTGWLPRSEVPEVLEGIKRVTNGKAYINIMEPSKEELDEIPIKLKNPGWARPFEMLTEMYGVPKYNEIDPTPIITFTYSFFFGFMLTDFMYGLIIAIVAALLVKGHKKFNDGTYKFAYTLLISAAFTMIMGVLFGSYFGNALDLAGFNVWRKWDSMTDALVVLQLALAIGLAHLFTGYTIGFIVKVKNGEVKDAILDQLSWMLIILGVVFLALGMTGKEALTLPGKALFGAGLVLFTIGEFRNGALAVLLTISDFFGFVGSWLSYARLMALALATAGIAMVINILVQMVWGVSIGPVPIGIVIGLILFVGGQLFSVAINALGAFVHSLRLQYVEFFGTFYSGEGKPFEPFKAKREISKLEFEA; this comes from the coding sequence ATGTTCAGGCCCGAAGAGATGGTCAAAATAGAGGTAATCACGCTCAACCGTTACAAAGATGCCTTACTGACTTACCTTCATGAGCAGGGTGTTGTGGAAATCAGGGAGCTGGAAGTCAAGGTTGCCCAGAAGGATTCCCCCAACGAGTACCACAGAAAGGCTGCCTCGTACAGCATAACTATTTCCAGGCTGGTTGATTTTCTTAAAACCTACAGAAAGGCAAATGGCGGAGGAATAAGGGAGTTCTTCTTCCCACCCGAGAGGGCGAAGAAGACTTACAAATATGAAGGAATCGAGAGGCTCATAAAAGACGTTGAGGACTTTTTAAGCGTCGTCGAGCCCGAGATAAAGGCCGTCGAAAGTAAAATCACTGCGACTCAGACTGAGATCGAGAGGATAAAGGCGGACATAACGATTCTGGAGCTTCTTTCGGCGCTTAACCTTGACGTTTCCTATCTCAGGCCCACAGATATGGTCGAAATAGTCGTCGGAACCGTCGACAGGAACAAGTTCACTCCTCTCATTGAGGAGGTAAAGAAGGCCACTGAGGGCAGGGTTGTCTTTGTCTCCAAGGATTTCAAAGACAAAGTTCTGGTCGTGTTCGCCTTCCTCAAGAGGGACTACGAGAAGGCCAATCCAGTCTTAGCCAAGTACTCCCTCGAGAGGGTTGAGGTTCCAGAGGGAGAGGGAACCCCACGGGAGCTCATAAAGGTCTACGAGGAGAAGCTTAGGGCTAAGGAGAGGGAGCTTGAGAAGGCCAAGAAGGATGCAGAAACGCTTGCAGAGAAGTACTACGAGGACGTGGTGTTCTACCAGGAGCTCATGGAGAACGAGAGGGACAAAGCGACGGTTCTTCCAATGCTCGCTAGAACCAACATGACATTTGCCATGACCGGCTGGCTCCCGAGGAGCGAGGTTCCGGAAGTTCTGGAGGGCATAAAGAGAGTCACCAACGGTAAGGCCTACATCAACATTATGGAACCGAGCAAGGAGGAGCTCGATGAGATTCCAATCAAGCTCAAGAACCCCGGCTGGGCGAGACCTTTCGAGATGCTTACCGAGATGTACGGGGTCCCCAAGTACAACGAGATTGATCCGACGCCGATAATAACCTTCACATATTCGTTCTTCTTTGGTTTCATGCTCACCGACTTTATGTACGGCCTTATAATAGCCATAGTCGCCGCACTGCTTGTCAAGGGTCACAAGAAGTTCAACGATGGTACCTACAAGTTTGCCTACACTCTGCTCATTAGCGCGGCCTTCACCATGATTATGGGTGTCCTCTTCGGCAGCTACTTCGGCAACGCCCTTGACTTGGCGGGCTTCAACGTCTGGCGCAAGTGGGACAGCATGACAGACGCGCTGGTAGTCCTCCAGCTGGCGCTGGCGATAGGCCTAGCTCACCTCTTCACTGGCTATACAATAGGCTTCATAGTCAAGGTGAAGAACGGCGAAGTCAAAGACGCAATCCTCGACCAGCTCTCATGGATGCTCATAATACTCGGTGTTGTCTTCCTCGCGCTCGGAATGACCGGCAAGGAAGCCCTCACCCTTCCGGGCAAGGCTCTCTTCGGGGCTGGCCTAGTGCTCTTCACAATCGGCGAGTTCAGGAACGGTGCATTGGCTGTGCTGTTGACCATCTCGGACTTCTTCGGCTTTGTCGGCAGCTGGCTCAGCTACGCAAGGCTGATGGCACTGGCCTTAGCTACCGCTGGAATAGCGATGGTCATCAACATCCTCGTCCAGATGGTCTGGGGTGTTAGCATAGGTCCAGTTCCGATAGGCATAGTCATTGGTCTCATCCTCTTCGTTGGCGGCCAGCTGTTTTCGGTCGCCATCAACGCCCTCGGAGCGTTCGTCCACTCGCTCCGTCTCCAGTACGTTGAATTTTTCGGGACGTTCTACTCAGGTGAAGGCAAGCCTTTCGAGCCTTTCAAGGCCAAAAGGGAGATCTCAAAGTTAGAGTTTGAAGCTTAA
- a CDS encoding V-type ATP synthase subunit K (produces ATP from ADP in the presence of a proton gradient across the membrane; the K subunit is a nonenzymatic component which binds the dimeric form by interacting with the G and E subunits), translating to MDPIVYVSLGAALAAGIAGAASAFGVGIAGAAAAGVVAEDEKNFKNALILEGLPMTQSIYGLITLFLILMVSGILGGGFKFTDPNNMDNIVKSAILLGAGLTVGLTGLSAIPQGIIASASIGAVAKNPKTFTQGIIFSAMAETMAIFGLVGALIMIVTGVGF from the coding sequence ATGGACCCGATAGTTTACGTATCCCTTGGTGCGGCACTTGCCGCTGGTATAGCAGGTGCAGCCTCGGCGTTCGGTGTCGGAATAGCCGGTGCAGCCGCTGCTGGAGTGGTCGCTGAGGACGAGAAGAACTTCAAGAACGCCCTCATCCTTGAGGGTCTGCCAATGACCCAGAGCATTTACGGACTCATTACGCTGTTCCTCATCCTGATGGTCTCAGGAATCCTCGGTGGCGGCTTTAAGTTCACCGACCCGAACAACATGGACAACATAGTTAAGAGCGCCATACTCCTTGGTGCTGGCCTTACCGTCGGCCTTACCGGTCTCTCGGCCATACCACAGGGCATCATAGCCAGCGCAAGCATCGGCGCGGTTGCCAAGAACCCGAAGACCTTCACCCAGGGTATCATATTCTCGGCTATGGCCGAGACCATGGCAATCTTCGGTCTCGTTGGAGCCCTTATCATGATAGTTACCGGAGTCGGCTTCTGA
- a CDS encoding V-type ATP synthase subunit E: MEGAELIIQEINREAEQKIQYILSEAQKEAEKIREEARKRAQARAEWILRKAQTQAEIEKQRIIANAKLEIRKKRLEVQEALIQEVITALRERLAELPEEEYFPMLVDLTGKAVEELGSGSVVVKSNERTLKLLEGRLDEFKKALTEKLGRDVEVTLGEPITTIGGILVETPDRTVRVDNTFESRIERFEGELRAAIAKALFG; this comes from the coding sequence ATGGAAGGAGCAGAGCTGATCATTCAGGAGATAAACAGGGAGGCGGAGCAGAAGATACAGTATATACTCAGCGAGGCTCAAAAGGAAGCGGAGAAGATTAGGGAGGAAGCGAGAAAGAGGGCCCAGGCCAGAGCTGAGTGGATACTCAGGAAGGCCCAGACCCAGGCTGAAATAGAAAAGCAGCGCATAATAGCCAACGCCAAGCTTGAGATAAGAAAGAAGAGGCTCGAAGTTCAGGAGGCCCTCATCCAGGAGGTCATAACGGCCCTCCGCGAAAGGCTCGCTGAACTTCCTGAGGAAGAGTACTTCCCGATGCTCGTTGATTTAACTGGCAAGGCTGTCGAAGAGCTTGGAAGCGGCAGCGTCGTCGTGAAATCCAACGAAAGGACATTGAAGCTCCTGGAGGGCAGGCTCGACGAGTTCAAGAAGGCTCTCACTGAAAAGCTCGGGAGGGACGTTGAAGTCACCCTCGGTGAACCGATCACCACAATCGGCGGCATCCTCGTCGAGACCCCCGACAGAACTGTTAGGGTAGATAACACCTTCGAGTCCAGGATAGAGAGGTTTGAGGGCGAGCTCAGGGCGGCAATAGCCAAGGCTCTCTTCGGGTGA
- a CDS encoding V-type ATP synthase subunit C: METGAVTGILNTTLAVVFTWVGYKTARIVWKYTPYSYPNARIKAMEAKLLSEQRFNELAESRTLNNFVVSLEDTDYKDYLASVSNYTVEEIERALERALAGTYELMVTILPKRVNPFFRLLLEEWDVRNITSVIKAKMVNEPASDYVVEIGTMLPKVKAMAEAKTMEEILVILEGTPYEEPYQKLLLGEISLKEFETELYRMYYAKLLNYALSKKEDERVILEEFVRLKIDKTNILTLLRAKAAKMGAEEIKPLIIPGGTIKLDSILHVDDLSMALAELDSTRYGAVIRDVREEVERDLSVLERALDRHIRERMNELTRFYPLSVATPLSYILQKEREVRKLRAIAKLIDDGVEPERIKELVGDAA; the protein is encoded by the coding sequence ATGGAGACAGGAGCGGTAACTGGAATCCTCAACACTACTCTGGCGGTGGTGTTCACCTGGGTGGGCTACAAGACAGCGAGGATAGTCTGGAAGTATACCCCCTACTCCTATCCGAACGCGAGGATTAAGGCCATGGAAGCGAAGCTCCTCAGCGAGCAGAGGTTCAACGAATTGGCCGAGAGCAGAACCCTCAACAACTTCGTGGTCAGCCTGGAGGACACCGACTACAAGGACTACCTTGCGAGCGTTTCAAACTACACCGTTGAGGAGATTGAGAGGGCCTTGGAGAGGGCTTTGGCAGGCACCTACGAGTTAATGGTCACTATCCTCCCGAAGAGGGTTAACCCATTCTTTAGGCTCCTTCTGGAAGAGTGGGACGTCAGGAACATAACCAGCGTCATCAAGGCGAAGATGGTAAACGAACCGGCGAGCGACTACGTCGTCGAGATTGGCACAATGCTTCCCAAGGTTAAAGCTATGGCAGAAGCAAAGACCATGGAGGAGATACTCGTCATACTGGAGGGCACACCCTACGAGGAGCCATACCAGAAGCTCTTGCTCGGCGAGATTTCCCTTAAGGAGTTTGAAACTGAGCTCTACAGGATGTACTACGCTAAGCTCTTGAACTACGCTCTCTCGAAGAAAGAGGACGAGAGGGTTATCCTAGAGGAGTTCGTCAGGCTCAAAATCGACAAAACCAACATACTCACACTGCTGAGAGCGAAGGCTGCGAAGATGGGTGCAGAAGAGATAAAGCCGCTTATAATACCCGGTGGAACGATTAAGCTCGACTCAATACTCCACGTCGATGACCTAAGCATGGCCTTAGCCGAGCTTGACTCCACCAGGTACGGGGCGGTAATCAGGGACGTCAGAGAGGAGGTCGAGAGGGACTTAAGTGTTCTCGAGAGGGCACTTGACAGGCACATAAGGGAGAGGATGAACGAGCTTACCCGCTTCTACCCGCTCAGCGTGGCGACACCTCTAAGCTACATCCTTCAGAAGGAGCGGGAGGTCAGGAAGCTCAGGGCTATTGCGAAGCTCATAGATGACGGAGTTGAGCCAGAGAGGATAAAGGAACTCGTGGGTGATGCCGCATGA
- a CDS encoding V-type ATP synthase subunit F yields MKIAVLGDKDTALGFKLAGAHEVYSFEDTPLDMERLKNKLNELVEREDIGIILITERFVQKIGLPDVTFPIILQVPDKSGSKFGEEAIKEIVRRAIGVELKR; encoded by the coding sequence ATGAAGATAGCGGTGCTCGGAGACAAGGACACGGCTTTGGGCTTCAAGCTCGCCGGCGCTCACGAAGTTTACTCCTTTGAGGACACTCCGCTCGACATGGAGAGGCTGAAGAACAAGCTCAACGAACTTGTTGAGAGGGAAGATATCGGGATAATCCTGATAACCGAGAGATTCGTCCAGAAGATTGGGCTTCCCGACGTTACGTTTCCAATCATCCTTCAGGTGCCGGACAAATCCGGCTCCAAGTTCGGGGAAGAGGCAATTAAGGAGATAGTTAGAAGAGCCATTGGTGTTGAGCTGAAGAGGTGA
- a CDS encoding ATP synthase subunit A: MGRIIRVTGPLVVADDMKGAKMYEVVRVGEMGLIGEIIRLEGDKAVIQVYEETAGIRPGEPVEGTGASLSVELGPGLLTAMYDGIQRPLEVLRELSGDFIARGLTAPALPRDKKWHFTPKVKVGDKVVGGDILGVVPETGIIEHRVLVPPWVEGEIVEIVEEGDYTIEEVIAKVKKPNGEIEELKMYHRWPVRVKRPYKRKLPPEVPLITGQRTIDTFFSQAKGGTAAIPGPFGSGKTVTQHQLAKWSDAQVVVYIGCGERGNEMTDVLEEFPKLKDPKTGKPLMERTVLIANTSNMPVAAREASIYTGITIAEYFRDMGYDVALMADSTSRWAEALREISGRLEEMPGEEGYPAYLASKIAEFYERAGRVITLGSDERIGSVSVIGAVSPPGGDFSEPVVQNTLRVVKVFWALDADLARRRHFPAINWLRSYSLYIDSIQDWWHKNVDPEWRAMRDRAMELLQKEAELQEIVRIVGPDALPDREKAVLIVARMLREDYLQQDAFDEVDTYCPPKKQVTMMRVILNFYERTMEAVDRGVPVDEIAKLPVREKIGRMKFEPEIEKVAALIDETNAQFEELFKKYGA; the protein is encoded by the coding sequence ATGGGAAGGATAATTCGTGTTACGGGCCCACTCGTCGTGGCTGATGACATGAAGGGCGCTAAGATGTACGAGGTCGTCAGGGTCGGCGAAATGGGACTCATCGGAGAAATCATTCGTCTTGAGGGAGATAAGGCGGTCATCCAGGTCTACGAGGAAACGGCAGGCATAAGGCCGGGCGAGCCGGTCGAAGGAACCGGTGCTTCGCTCAGTGTTGAGCTTGGCCCCGGACTGCTCACCGCAATGTACGACGGTATTCAGAGGCCGCTTGAGGTTCTCAGGGAGCTCAGCGGCGACTTTATTGCGAGGGGTCTCACCGCTCCGGCCCTCCCGAGAGACAAGAAGTGGCACTTTACCCCTAAGGTTAAGGTTGGCGACAAGGTCGTCGGTGGCGACATCCTTGGTGTCGTTCCGGAAACCGGCATCATTGAGCACAGGGTTCTCGTCCCACCGTGGGTTGAGGGTGAGATAGTTGAAATTGTCGAAGAGGGCGACTACACCATTGAAGAGGTCATAGCCAAGGTCAAGAAGCCCAACGGCGAGATAGAGGAGCTTAAGATGTACCACCGCTGGCCGGTCCGTGTCAAGAGGCCCTACAAGAGGAAGCTTCCGCCGGAGGTTCCACTCATCACTGGACAGAGGACGATAGACACCTTCTTCTCCCAGGCCAAGGGTGGAACCGCTGCCATCCCGGGTCCGTTCGGTTCAGGGAAGACCGTTACCCAGCACCAGCTTGCCAAGTGGAGTGACGCCCAGGTCGTCGTTTACATAGGCTGCGGTGAGCGCGGAAACGAGATGACCGACGTTCTTGAGGAGTTCCCGAAGCTCAAGGATCCGAAGACCGGAAAGCCGCTCATGGAGAGAACCGTTCTCATAGCAAACACCTCGAACATGCCCGTCGCTGCGCGTGAGGCTTCCATCTACACCGGAATCACCATCGCCGAATACTTCCGCGACATGGGCTATGACGTCGCTCTCATGGCCGACTCCACGAGCAGGTGGGCTGAAGCTTTGCGTGAGATTTCCGGCCGTCTTGAGGAGATGCCCGGTGAGGAAGGTTATCCGGCCTACCTTGCCAGTAAGATCGCCGAATTCTACGAGCGTGCCGGTCGTGTCATAACCCTCGGAAGCGATGAGAGGATTGGAAGTGTTTCCGTCATCGGTGCAGTCTCGCCGCCGGGTGGAGACTTCAGCGAGCCAGTCGTTCAGAACACCCTCCGTGTCGTCAAGGTCTTCTGGGCTCTCGATGCTGACCTGGCCAGGAGGAGGCACTTCCCGGCAATCAACTGGCTGAGGAGTTACTCGCTCTACATCGACTCCATCCAGGACTGGTGGCACAAGAACGTTGACCCTGAGTGGAGGGCAATGAGGGATAGGGCTATGGAGCTTCTTCAGAAAGAGGCCGAGCTCCAGGAGATTGTCAGGATTGTCGGTCCGGATGCTCTGCCGGACAGGGAGAAGGCCGTCCTCATAGTCGCCAGGATGCTTCGTGAGGATTACCTCCAGCAGGATGCCTTCGACGAGGTCGACACCTACTGCCCGCCTAAGAAGCAGGTAACTATGATGAGGGTTATCCTCAACTTCTACGAGAGGACCATGGAGGCCGTTGACAGGGGCGTTCCAGTCGACGAGATAGCCAAGCTCCCGGTCAGGGAGAAGATAGGTCGTATGAAGTTCGAGCCAGAGATTGAGAAGGTTGCCGCACTGATAGACGAGACCAACGCTCAGTTTGAGGAGCTCTTTAAGAAGTATGGGGCGTGA
- a CDS encoding ATP synthase subunit B, with translation MPGMEYSTVSKIYGPLMIVQGVKGVAYGEVVEIETESGEKRKGQVLEARQDMAIVQVFEGTRDLDIKTTRVRFTGETLKVPVSMDMLGRVFNGIGKPIDGGPEIIPEDRRDVHGAPLNPVARAYPRDFIQTGVSAIDGMNTLVRGQKLPIFSGSGLPHNMLAAQIARQAKVLGEEEQFAVVFAAMGITYEEANFFKKSFEETGAIERAVLFLNLADDPAIERIITPRMALTVAEYLAFDYDMQVLVILTDMTNYAEALREISAAREEVPGRRGYPGYMYTDLATIYERAGRVRGKKGSITQMPILTMPDDDITHPIPDLTGYITEGQIVLSRELYRKGIYPPIDVLPSLSRLMKDGIGKGRTRDDHPQLSQQLYAAYAEGRSLRDLVAVVGEEALSETDRKYLKFADRFEREFIAQRYDEDRSIEETLDLGWELLAELPESELKRVRKEYILKYHPKYRKREG, from the coding sequence ATGCCGGGAATGGAGTACTCAACCGTTAGCAAGATTTACGGGCCGCTCATGATAGTACAGGGCGTTAAGGGAGTCGCCTACGGTGAGGTCGTTGAGATAGAGACCGAGAGTGGCGAGAAAAGGAAGGGACAGGTTCTCGAGGCAAGGCAGGACATGGCTATCGTCCAGGTCTTCGAGGGAACTAGAGACCTCGACATAAAGACAACCCGCGTAAGGTTCACCGGCGAGACGCTGAAGGTTCCGGTCAGCATGGACATGCTCGGAAGGGTGTTCAACGGTATCGGTAAGCCCATCGACGGCGGCCCTGAAATCATTCCTGAGGACAGGCGTGACGTCCACGGTGCTCCCCTTAACCCTGTCGCCCGTGCCTATCCGAGGGACTTCATCCAGACCGGTGTTTCGGCCATCGACGGAATGAACACGCTCGTCCGCGGCCAGAAGCTGCCCATCTTCAGTGGCTCAGGTCTTCCCCACAACATGCTGGCTGCACAGATAGCCAGACAGGCAAAGGTTCTCGGCGAAGAGGAGCAGTTCGCCGTCGTCTTCGCTGCGATGGGTATTACCTACGAGGAGGCCAACTTCTTCAAGAAGAGCTTCGAAGAGACCGGAGCAATAGAGAGGGCAGTCCTGTTCCTCAATCTCGCCGACGACCCGGCAATCGAGCGTATCATCACCCCGCGTATGGCACTCACCGTTGCCGAGTACCTCGCCTTCGACTACGACATGCAGGTTCTAGTTATCCTCACGGACATGACCAACTACGCTGAGGCCCTTCGTGAGATCTCCGCCGCCCGTGAGGAGGTTCCAGGTAGGCGTGGCTATCCAGGTTACATGTACACCGACTTAGCCACCATCTACGAGCGTGCCGGTCGTGTGAGGGGCAAGAAGGGAAGCATTACCCAGATGCCTATCCTCACCATGCCCGACGATGATATCACCCACCCGATTCCAGACCTCACCGGTTACATCACCGAGGGCCAGATAGTTCTCAGCAGAGAGCTCTACAGGAAAGGTATCTATCCACCAATCGATGTCCTTCCGAGCCTCAGCCGTCTGATGAAGGACGGTATCGGTAAGGGCAGGACCAGGGACGACCATCCGCAGCTCAGCCAGCAGCTCTACGCCGCCTATGCCGAAGGTAGATCCCTCAGGGATCTCGTCGCAGTCGTTGGTGAGGAAGCCCTTAGCGAGACCGACAGGAAGTACCTCAAGTTCGCCGACCGCTTTGAGAGAGAGTTTATCGCCCAGCGCTACGACGAAGACAGAAGCATCGAAGAGACCCTTGACCTCGGTTGGGAGCTCCTTGCTGAGCTTCCGGAGAGCGAGCTGAAGCGTGTCAGGAAGGAGTACATCCTCAAGTACCACCCCAAGTACAGAAAGAGGGAGGGCTGA
- a CDS encoding V-type ATP synthase subunit D, with the protein MAELLNVKPTRMELLNLKRRIKLAKKGHKLLKDKQDALIMEFFTIYDEALSLREELGRKMEEAFKALQMAEIDVGMLRLKEISLSVEPNKEVDIKKRNVMGVSVPLIEAESFRRSTSERGYAFVSSSPRVDLAAEKFEEVLDLAVRLAEVEETLKRLAREIEVTKRRVNALEYIIIPRMEATVKFIKQRLDEMERENFFRLKRVKALIEARS; encoded by the coding sequence ATGGCAGAGCTGCTCAACGTCAAGCCGACCCGTATGGAGCTCCTGAACCTCAAGAGGCGCATTAAGTTAGCCAAGAAGGGCCACAAGCTCCTCAAGGACAAGCAGGACGCCCTTATCATGGAGTTCTTTACCATCTACGACGAGGCCCTAAGCCTCAGGGAAGAGCTTGGCAGGAAGATGGAGGAGGCCTTCAAGGCACTCCAGATGGCGGAGATAGACGTCGGAATGCTTCGCCTTAAGGAGATAAGCCTGAGCGTTGAGCCCAACAAGGAAGTTGATATCAAAAAGAGGAACGTCATGGGAGTTTCAGTTCCCCTTATAGAGGCGGAATCCTTCAGAAGGAGCACCAGCGAGAGAGGGTACGCCTTTGTCTCCAGCTCGCCAAGGGTTGACTTGGCCGCGGAGAAGTTCGAGGAGGTGCTTGATCTAGCCGTCCGTCTAGCTGAAGTCGAGGAGACCCTTAAGAGGCTCGCCAGAGAGATTGAGGTCACTAAGAGGCGTGTCAATGCGCTTGAATACATCATTATTCCGAGAATGGAGGCTACCGTCAAGTTCATCAAGCAGCGTCTCGACGAGATGGAGCGCGAGAACTTCTTCAGACTTAAGCGCGTTAAGGCTCTCATCGAGGCTAGGAGCTAG
- a CDS encoding oxygen-binding di-iron domain-containing protein, giving the protein MGEYLIEPGLDPRKDHVLYRDDEHLVVYLGTQEGGDDVDVNSYLIVSRGRGILIDPGGYKIFSKVLANVSKYIDPRDIEYVYICHQDPDVAGSLPLWREVSNSKIIVHWLWTRFLPHFGFEDADSVTYQLPDEGEAIHFGATILEFIPAHFLHSPGHFTIYDHRSKFLFTGDIGIALLDEPYIVVENMERHIQAMRPVHERLMPTSAAIKLWLGRVRYLDVEAILPQHGAIIPKQHVKRFFDFLENLKVGIDVMR; this is encoded by the coding sequence ATGGGTGAGTACCTTATAGAGCCAGGTCTCGACCCGAGGAAGGATCACGTCCTCTACAGGGACGACGAGCACCTTGTGGTTTATCTTGGAACCCAGGAAGGTGGTGATGACGTCGACGTCAACAGCTATCTCATCGTCAGCAGGGGCAGGGGCATCCTCATAGATCCTGGAGGGTACAAGATATTTTCAAAGGTTCTCGCCAACGTCTCCAAGTACATCGACCCGAGGGACATAGAGTATGTATACATTTGCCATCAGGATCCTGATGTAGCGGGGAGCCTTCCTCTATGGAGGGAGGTCAGTAATTCTAAGATAATCGTCCACTGGCTCTGGACAAGGTTCCTCCCGCATTTCGGTTTCGAAGACGCCGATTCAGTGACCTACCAGCTTCCAGATGAGGGAGAGGCTATCCACTTTGGGGCAACTATCCTTGAGTTCATCCCTGCGCACTTCCTTCACAGTCCTGGCCACTTCACGATATACGACCACAGGAGCAAGTTCCTGTTCACGGGCGATATAGGTATAGCCCTCCTGGATGAGCCTTACATAGTGGTTGAAAACATGGAAAGACACATTCAGGCGATGAGGCCGGTACACGAGCGGCTTATGCCCACTAGCGCTGCGATAAAGCTCTGGCTCGGCCGCGTTCGCTATTTAGATGTGGAAGCCATACTGCCTCAGCATGGGGCCATTATACCCAAACAGCACGTCAAGAGATTCTTTGATTTCCTTGAGAACCTTAAAGTGGGCATCGATGTAATGCGCTGA